In Oryza brachyantha chromosome 2, ObraRS2, whole genome shotgun sequence, a single window of DNA contains:
- the LOC102704948 gene encoding 60S acidic ribosomal protein P2A-like has protein sequence MKFISAYLLATLAGNPNPSAEDLSTILESVGAEVDQGKMEFLLSQLAGKDITEIIASGREKFASVPCGGGGVAVAAAAPVVGGGAAPQAEAKKEEKVEEKEESDDDMGFSLFD, from the exons ATGAAGTTTATTTCTGCCTATCTTCTCGCCACCCTTGCTGGTAACCCTAACCCATCTGCGGAGGATCTCTCAACTATTCTGGAGTCAG TTGGAGCTGAAGTTGACCAAGGCAAGATGGAGTTTCTTTTGTCTCAACTGGCTGGTAAGGATATCACTGAGATTATTGCTTCCGGTCGGGAGAAGTTTGCTTCTGTTCCATGTGGTGGAGGTGGCGTAGCTGTTGCAGCAGCTGCTCCGGTTGTTGGTGGTGGAGCTGCTCCTCAAGCTGAGGctaagaaagaagagaaggtGGAGGAGAAAGAGGAATCCGATGAT GACATGGGCTTCAGTTTGTTCGATTAG
- the LOC102705222 gene encoding ent-cassadiene hydroxylase-like: MEDKMVVALALGLSVLLVILSKLVSFAARPRPNLPPGPWTLPVIGSIHHLASDPNTHRVLRALSEKHGPLMQLWLGEVPAVVASTPEAAQEILRNQDVRFADRHVSSTVAAVSFGASDIFFSPHGERWRELRKICTQELLTASRVRSFRAIREDEVARLVRDLAVSAGGAPVNLTEKVGKLVSDIVMRCSVGSRCRYRDEFLDALHTVKNQLTLLTLADLFPSSKLARMLSATPRRGLASRKRMELIIADIVQEHKDHMDSGDQPADAAAGKDCFVDVLLRLQKEGGTPIPITNEIIVVLLFDMFSGGSETSSTVIVWIMAELIRWPRVMTKVQVELRQALQGKVTITENDIIGLNYLKMVIKETLRLHCPAPLLTPHRCRETCKVMGYDVLEGTCILVNVWAMGRDVKFWEDPEEFKPERFENSNIDYKGNNFQFLPFGSGRRSCPGINLGLANIELPLASLLYYFDWKLPNEMSPKDLDMQETPGLVAAKLTSLHMSPVTHIAPLVSA, encoded by the exons ATGGAGGACAAGATGGTAGTAGCTCTAGCTCTGGGCCTGTCCGTCCTCCTCGTCATCCTCTCCAAGCTGGTCTCGTTTGCCGCGAGGCCAAGGCCTAATCTTCCCCCGGGGCCATGGACGCTGCCGGTGATCGGCAGCATCCACCACCTCGCTAGCGACCCAAACACCCACAGGGTGCTGCGCGCTCTCTCGGAGAAGCACGGGCCCCTGATGCAGCTGTGGCTGGGCGAGGTGCCCGCGGTGGTGGCGTCGACGCCGGAGGCCGCGCAGGAGATCCTCAGGAACCAAGACGTCAGGTTCGCCGACCGGCACGTCAGTAGCACCGTCGCGGCGGTCTCCTTCGGCGCCAGCGACATCTTCTTCTCCCCGCACGGCGAGCGGTGGCGCGAGCTCCGCAAGATCTGCACGCAGGAGCTGCTGACCGCCTCCCGGGTGAGGTCGTTCCGGGCAATCCGCGAGGACGAGGTGGCGCGCCTCGTGCGCGACCTGGCCGtgtccgccggcggcgcccccgTGAACCTCACCGAGAAGGTCGGCAAGCTCGTCAGCGACATTGTGATGAGGTGCTCCGTCGGCAGCCGGTGCAGGTACCGGGACGAGTTCCTGGACGCGCTCCACACCGTCAAGAACCAGCTGACCTTGCTCACCCTCGCCGACCTCTTCCCGTCGTCCAAGCTCGCGCGGATGCTGAGCGCGACCCCACGCAGGGGACTCGCGAGCCGCAAGCGGATGGAGCTCATCATTGCAGACATCGTTCAAGAACACAAGGACCACATGGACAGCGGCGACCAGCCAGCTGATGCTGCTGCCGGGAAAGACTGCTTCGTCGACGTCCTGCTGAGGCTCCAGAAGGAAGGCGGCACGCCGATCCCAATCACAAATGAGATCATCGTTGTGCTTCTGTTT GACATGTTTTCAGGGGGCAGTGAGACATCGTCAACCGTGATAGTATGGATCATGGCAGAGCTTATCCGTTGGCCCAGAGTAATGACAAAGGTACAAGTCGAGCTGCGGCAAGCTCTCCAAGGGAAGGTCACCATCACTGAGAATGATATTATTGGGTTGAACTATTTAAAGATGGTGATCAAGGAGACACTACGATTACATTGTCCTGCACCCCTCCTAACGCCCCATAGATGTCGTGAGACATGCAAGGTCATGGGTTACGATGTACTAGAAGGCACATGTATTCTCGTGAATGTGTGGGCAATGGGCAGAGATGTTAAGTTCTGGGAGGACCCAGAGGAATTCAAGCCTGAGAGGTTTGAAAATAGCAATATAGATTACAAAGGAAACAATTTTCAGTTCCTTCCATTTGGCTCTGGTCGTAGAAGTTGTCCAGGCATAAACCTTGGGTTGGCCAATATTGAGCTACCACTGGCTAGTCTCCTATACTATTTTGATTGGAAGTTGCCTAATGAAATGTCACCCAAGGATCTTGATATGCAAGAGACACCTGGATTGGTTGCAGCTAAACTCACTAGCCTACATATGTCCCCTGTCACTCATATTGCTCCGCTAGTCAGTGCGTAA
- the LOC102704673 gene encoding probable glycosyltransferase 2 → MGQEGMGYNKGKGGGGGGGGGGLPMTAPRPRGASPHSSHHHRSRKIHRTFNNVKITVLCGLVTILVLRGTIGLNLSLPNQPTDADALAGAKAVEDIDRILREIRSDSGPDDVDDAGDLGGSAAYNATALNATEAAAAYAAAVGRYALGPKISDWDGQRRRWLRQNPGFPASIAAGKPRILLVTGSQPGPCDNPLGDHYLLKTTKNKIDYCRLHGIEIVHNLAHLDTELAGYWAKLPLLRRLMLSHPEVEWIWWMDSDALFTDMAFELPLSRYDNRNLIIHGYQDLLFDKHSWIALNTGSFLFRNCQWSLDLLDSWAPMGPKGFIRDEAGKILTANLKGRPAFEADDQSALIYLLLSQKEKWMDKVFIENSYYLHGFWAGLVDKYEEMMENHHPGLGDERWPFVTHFVGCKPCGSYGDYPVERCLKSMERAFNFADNQVLRLYGFAHKGLESPKIKRVRNQTTKPIDDKENLDVKAKISTTS, encoded by the coding sequence ATGGGGCAGGAGGGGATGGGATACAACAAAGGcaagggcggaggcggaggagggggaggagggggttTGCCGAtgacggcgccgcggccgcgtggGGCGTCGCCGCACagcagccaccaccaccgctcgCGCAAGATCCACCGCACCTTCAACAACGTCAAGATTACCGTGCTGTGCGGCCTCGTCACCATCCTTGTCCTCCGCGGCACCATCGGCCTCAACCTCTCCCTCCCCAACCAGCccaccgacgccgacgcgctcgccggcgccaagGCCGTCGAGGACATCGACCGCATCCTCCGCGAGATCCGCTCCGACTCCGGCcccgacgacgtcgacgacgccggGGACCTTGGGGGCTCCGCCGCCTACAACGCCACCGCGCTCAAcgcgacggaggcggcggcggcctacGCGGCCGCTGTCGGACGCTACGCGCTCGGTCCCAAGATCTCCGACTGGGACgggcagcgccgccgctggcTCAGGCAGAACCCAGGGTTTCCggcctccatcgccgccggcaagcCCAGGATCCTGCTCGTCACGGGGTCGCAGCCGGGACCCTGCGACAACCCGCTCGGCGACCACTACCTGCTCAAGACCACCAAGAACAAGATCGACTACTGCCGCCTCCACGGCATCGAGATCGTCCACAACCTCGCGCACCTCGACACCGAGCTCGCCGGGTACTGGGCCAAGCTGCccctgctccgccgcctcatGCTTTCCCACCCGGAAGTCGAGTGGATCTGGTGGATGGACAGCGACGCGCTCTTCACCGACATGGCATTCGAGCTGCCCCTCTCGCGCTACGACAACCGCAACCTCATCATCCACGGTTACCAGGACCTCCTTTTCGACAAGCATTCGTGGATCGCCCTCAACACAGGCAGCTTCCTCTTCCGGAACTGCCAGTGGTCACTTGATCTTCTCGACTCATGGGCGCCCATGGGACCCAAGGGATTCATCCGAGACGAAGCCGGAAAGATACTCACCGCCAACCTCAAGGGCCGCCCAGCATTTGAGGCTGATGACCAGTCTGCTCTGATTTACCTCTTGCTCTCGCAGAAGGAGAAGTGGATGGACAAGGTGTTCATAGAGAATTCGTACTACTTGCATGGCTTCTGGGCTGGGCTAGTAGACAAGTATGAGGAGATGATGGAGAACCACCATCCAGGCCTCGGCGATGAGCGGTGGCCATTTGTGACTCATTTTGTCGGGTGCAAGCCATGTGGAAGCTATGGAGATTATCCAGTAGAGCGGTGTCTCAAGAGTATGGAGCGAGCATTTAATTTTGCCGATAACCAGGTGCTGCGGCTGTATGGGTTTGCCCACAAGGGGCTTGAAAGCCCCAAGATCAAGCGGGTCAGAAATCAGACCACGAAGCCTATTGATGACAAGGAGAATCTTGATGTGAAGGCTAAGATATCGACCACTTCTTGA